In uncultured Desulfuromonas sp., the genomic stretch CAGATAACAGGATGTTGAAACAGGCGCATCCGCGGGCTTTTCAACGACGCAAGCCGAAAATGCAATTTCCGTCTTGCTTATAAAATCAAGCACCTGAAATCCGTTCTTGATTTTTGACGCCCATCTATGGGGGCTGCCGATTGTTTTTCAACCCGCTGCTAAAACATCAGTGTCCTACCCTGCAATTGGCCAGCCGGCTTCCCATCCGGCTGGCTTTTTTTATGTTTGAAAAGGTGCTTTTGACACCGCCATGTGTGGCCAATACATTAAATCGGGTTCAAGTCCGCGATGTTTTTGTTACTATTGCTCATAGCAACCCTGAAAAACCCGCACATTGCCTTGAATCAGATGTTTTGACATATCAGGAGGAACCATGACCACTTATCGTAAAGAAACCGATTCTATGGGGGCCATTGATGTGGTGGCTGATCGTTATTGGGGGGCACAAACCCAACGTTCCATCGGCAACTTTCCCATCGGCGTCAGTCGCTTCCAATGGCAACGTCCGGTAATCAAAGCTCTCGGGATTCTGAAAAAATCTGCTGCTCGCGCCAATGCCGAACTCGGTGAATTGCCCGAAGACCTGGCCCAGTTGATCTGCAAAGCGGCCGACGAAGTGATCAAGGGACTCCTGGACGAGCATTTTCCGTTGGTGGTGTTTCAGACCGGTTCCGGCACCCAATCCAACATGAACGCCAACGAAGTAATCTCCAACCGCGCCATTGAGTTGGCTGGTGGCAGCATGGGGACCAAAGATCCGGTGCATCCCAATGATCATGTCAATCGTGGCCAGTCGTCGAACGACACCTTTCCCACCGCCATGCATATTGCCGTGGTCGACCAACTCGAATCCGTACTGTTTCCGGCGGTGACCGAGTTGCGTGACACGCTCGCCGCTAAGGCCGAACAGTTTGACGCCATTGTCAAGGTGGGACGCACTCATCTCCAGGATGCCACGCCCATCACCCTCGGTCAGGAGATCAGCGCCTGGGTGGCGCAGATCGATTTTGGCCTGCAGGCGGTGCGTGAGTCTTTACCGGGGCTCTACGATCTGGCCATCGGTGGCACCGCCGTCGGCACCGGCCTCAACGCCCACCCACAGTTCGGTGATAAAACCGCCGCCTACATCGCTGAAGAGAGCGGTCATCCGTTTCGCAGTGCCGATAATAAATTCTTTGCCCTGTCCGCTCACGATGCTCTGGTTCATACCTCGGCGGCCCTGCGCACCTTGGCCGGCGGTCTGATGAAGATGGCCAACGATGTGCGCTGGCTGGCCAGCGGCCCACGCTGTGGTATCGGTGAACTGGTGATCCCGGAAAACGAACCCGGATCCTCCATCATGCCCGGCAAGGTTAATCCGACCCAGTGTGAAGCCATGACCATGGTTTGCACCCAGGTATTCGGTAATGATGCCGCCGTGGCTTTTGCCGGTTCTCAAGGCAATTTTCAACTCAATGTGTACAAGCCGGTCATGGTGCATAATGTTTTGGAAAGCTGTGAGCTGCTCGCCGATACCTGCAAGGCTTTCAATGAGCACTGTGCCGTCGGCATTGAACCAGAGCACGAGAAGATCAACGAAAACCTGAATAAAAACCTGATGCTGGTCACTGCCCTTAATCGCCATATTGGCTACGACAAGGCGGCGCATATTGCCAAAAAAGCCCACCACGAAGGGCTGACTTTGCGCGAGTCGGCCTTGGCATTGGGCTACGTGACCGAACAGCAGTTCGCCGAGTGGATTGTGCCGTTGGATATGACCGATAACCGTCGTTAACAGGATGTTTCACTGCCGTTATTAAAAGGAGTTGTCATGTCCGACTGGTTTTTGAATCTGACCCCGGTAATGCAGGCGTTGGTGGCCACTTTATTTACCTGGTTTATGACTGCATTGGGAGCCAGTGTTGTCATCTTTTTCAAGACAATTAATCGTAAAATGCTTGACGGTATGCTCGGTGCGGCCGCCGGAGTCATGATTGCGGCGAGTTTCTGGTCGTTGCTTGCACCGGCCATTGAAATGACGGAAAATGCCGGAGGAACACCGTGGATTCCCGCCACAGTTGGCTTTCTGTCCGGCGGTGGGTTTCTTTGGCTGGTCGATAAAATCCTGCCCCATCTGCACTCTGGTTATCCCATGTCCGAAGCCGAAGGGATCAAAACCAGTTGGCAGCGCAGCACTCTGCTGTGTCTTGCCATCACTCTGCATAATATTCCTGAAGGTCTCGCAGTCGGCGTGGCCTTTGGCGCATTGGCTGCTGATTTGCCTTCCGCCTCTTTAGCTGGAGCCATTGCTCTGGCGGTTGGTATCGGCATTCAGAACTTCCCCGAAGGCTCGGCTGTCTCCGTTCCGCTGCGTCGCGAGGGGATGTCTCGTGCAAAGAGCTTTTGGTACGGCCAGTTATCCGGCATGGTCGAACCCATTGCCGGGGTGCTTGGGGCCATAGCTGTTATCTGGATGGAACCGTTGTTGCCCTATGCGCTGTCCTTTGCTGCCGGCGCCATGATCTACGTGGTGGTGGAGGAGGTTATTCCCGAGTCGCAACTGGCGCGCAATACCGATTTGGCCACGGTTGGCGCCATGTGCGGGTTTGCCATCATGATGACATTGGATGTGGCTTTGGGCTGAGGGGCGTGGAATCGCGGAGACTTGAGATACGTGTCATGTGGTTCTTAACGGGCGTGTCCAGGTGATGTCTGTCTTTGCGATCCGTTGTGAATTGCGAACTACTGAAGATCAAGGTCAAAGTCAAGGTCGCCGGGTTTCGTCCCGGCAGCCGACATACTTTTGACTAGCCGCTCAAAAGTATGCAAAAACCAGCTTGAACACCTCCTGAACCTAAATCCACTGACAATGGGTCTGTTTCCGTGATGCTTCACAGATTCGGCTCGTCGCCCTTTAGGTCGACGAATCCTGCGACTCATCTCCTTTGGTGTAAAACGGTGATAACAATCTTCAGTCGCGCTCTATCTCTGTTGTGGCACCAATAAAACGGGCGGGACGGTGCCCGCCCTTCAGTCGTGTGTTATTAAGCAGCCTAGCTCTCCCGTTCAGCAGCGCCGAACGAAGAGAACGGTCAGCGCGATGGTTGTCGGCAACCTGTTTGAGGACTGATGCCGACTGGGCGAGTTTTGCCAACATCGCGGTGTTAGTGAACGCAGGGAGGGAACCCGTAAGGGCGCAATGGGGTTGTTATTGATCAGATGAACGAGAGGTGTTGCGTGAGATTTTTTGCGTCAGCAAGGCAGAGGGAGGAGCTATAGTCGTTCTATGGCGACGACCGATAACGCGGCTGACGTGAAAAAGATCCGCAACAACACCGTGAAGGCTGATTGATGACAACCCCTTGGGAGTCGATTTTGCGGTACTTTTGTCGACGCAAAAGTGCCCCGACGAGCGGGCGCGGAAGCCCGCGTCACGTGGGTACCACCTTCGCGAACGGATGATGTTCGCCAGAGCGATTCTTTTCGGATTACGAACCATTAAAGATCAAGATCAAAGTCAAGGTCGCCGGGATTCGTCCCGGCAGCCGACATCCTTTTGACTGGCCGCTCAAAAGGATGCAAAAACCGGCTTGAACACCTCCTGAACCTGAATCCACCGACAATGGGTCTGTTTCCGTGATGCGTCACAGATTCGGCTCGCCGCCCTTTAGGTCGGCGAATCGCGTGCAATTCATCGTCTGTGGCGTAAAACGGTGATAACAATCTTAAGTCGCGCCCTATCTCAGGTGTGGTACCGATCAAACGGGCGGGACGGTGCCCGCCCTTGCGTCAGAGTGTAATTGAGCACCCAAGCCCTCCCGTTCAGCAGCACCGAACGCAATGAACGTCAGCGCAATGGTTGTCGGCAACCTGTTTGAGCGTCAGCGAGTTTTGCCGACATTGCGATGTAAGAGAATGGAGTGAGGGAACCCGATAGGGTGCAATGACGGGAGTCGATTTTGCGGTACTTTTGTCGACGCAAAAGTGCCCCGAAGTGCGGGCGCGGAAGCCCGCGTCATGTGGGTACCACCTTCGCGAACGGATGATGTTCGCCAGAGCGGTCAGTTCCGAGTGACGAACCACTGAAGAGCAAAGTCAAGGTCGCCGGGATTCGTCCCGGCAGCCGACATCCTTTTGACTGGCCGCTCAAAAGTATGCAAAAACCAGCTTGAACACCTCCTGACCCTCAGATTAACCGACAATGGGTCTGTTTCCGTAATGCTTCACAGATTCGGCTCGCCGCCCTTTAGGTCGACGAATCTTGCGACTCATCTCCTTTGGCGTAAAACCGTGATAACAATCTTCAGTCGCGTTCTATCTCTGGTGTGGCACCAATCAAACGGGCGGGACGGTGCCCGCCCTGCAGTGGTGTGTTATTAAGCAGCCCAGCCCTCCCGTTCAGCAGCACCGAACGCAATGAACGTCAGCGCAATGGTTGTCGGCAACCTGTTTGAGCGGTAGCGAGTTTTGCCGACATTGCGATGTAAGAGAATGGAGAGAGGGAACCCGATAGGGTGCAATGACGGGAGTCGATTTTGCGGTACTTTTGTCGACGCAAAAGTGCCCCGAAGTGCGGGCGCGGAAGCCCGCGTCACGTGGGTACCAACATCGCGAACGGATGATGCCTGCCAGCGCAATTCGCTCTGAATAATGAACCACTGAAGCTCAAGATCACAGTCAAGGTCGCCGGATTTCGTCCCGGCAGCCGATATCCTTTTGACTGAGCGTTCAAGAGGAAGCAAAAACAAGTTGAGCTTCTCCTGAACCTGGATCA encodes the following:
- the fumC gene encoding class II fumarate hydratase, with the protein product MTTYRKETDSMGAIDVVADRYWGAQTQRSIGNFPIGVSRFQWQRPVIKALGILKKSAARANAELGELPEDLAQLICKAADEVIKGLLDEHFPLVVFQTGSGTQSNMNANEVISNRAIELAGGSMGTKDPVHPNDHVNRGQSSNDTFPTAMHIAVVDQLESVLFPAVTELRDTLAAKAEQFDAIVKVGRTHLQDATPITLGQEISAWVAQIDFGLQAVRESLPGLYDLAIGGTAVGTGLNAHPQFGDKTAAYIAEESGHPFRSADNKFFALSAHDALVHTSAALRTLAGGLMKMANDVRWLASGPRCGIGELVIPENEPGSSIMPGKVNPTQCEAMTMVCTQVFGNDAAVAFAGSQGNFQLNVYKPVMVHNVLESCELLADTCKAFNEHCAVGIEPEHEKINENLNKNLMLVTALNRHIGYDKAAHIAKKAHHEGLTLRESALALGYVTEQQFAEWIVPLDMTDNRR
- a CDS encoding ZIP family metal transporter; this translates as MSDWFLNLTPVMQALVATLFTWFMTALGASVVIFFKTINRKMLDGMLGAAAGVMIAASFWSLLAPAIEMTENAGGTPWIPATVGFLSGGGFLWLVDKILPHLHSGYPMSEAEGIKTSWQRSTLLCLAITLHNIPEGLAVGVAFGALAADLPSASLAGAIALAVGIGIQNFPEGSAVSVPLRREGMSRAKSFWYGQLSGMVEPIAGVLGAIAVIWMEPLLPYALSFAAGAMIYVVVEEVIPESQLARNTDLATVGAMCGFAIMMTLDVALG